One Phoenix dactylifera cultivar Barhee BC4 chromosome 14, palm_55x_up_171113_PBpolish2nd_filt_p, whole genome shotgun sequence DNA window includes the following coding sequences:
- the LOC103704850 gene encoding alcohol dehydrogenase 1, translated as MAGTAGQVIKCKAAVAWEAGKPLVIEEVEVAPPQAMEVRVKILYTSLCHTDVYFWEAKGQTPVFPRIFGHEAGGIVESVGEGVTDLAPGDHVLPVFTGECKECAHCKSAESNMCDLLRINTDRGVMINDGKTRFSINGKPIYHFVGTSTFSEYTVIHVGCLAKINPRAPLDKVCVLSCGISTGFGATVNVAKPLKGSTVAIFGLGAVGLAAAEGARVSGASRIIGVDLNASRFEEAKKFGCTEFLNPMDYKKPVQEVIAEMTNGGVDRSVECTGNIKAMISAFECVHDGWGVAVLVGVPHKDAEFKTHPMNLLNERTLKGTFFGNYKPRSDLPSVVEKYMNKELEVEKFITHSVPFSEINKAFEYMLKGEGLRCIIRMED; from the exons ATGGCAGGCACTGCTGGTCAAGTAATCAAATGCAAAG CGGCGGTCGCGTGGGAGGCCGGGAAGCCTCTGGTGATCGAGGAGGTGGAGGTCGCGCCGCCGCAGGCGATGGAGGTTCGGGTGAAGATCCTTTATACTTCCCTCTGCCACACTGATGTCTACTTCTGGGAAGCCAAG GGCCAGACTCCTGTGTTTCCTCGGATCTTTGGCCATGAGGCTGGAGG GATTGTAGAGAGTGTTGGGGAGGGTGTGACTGATCTTGCACCAGGAGACCACGTCCTCCCTGTATTCACTGGAGAATGCAAAGAGTGTGCTCATTGTAAGTCCGCGGAGAGCAACATGTGTGATCTCCTCAGGATAAACACCGACAGGGGAGTGATGATCAATGATGGGAAAACGAGGTTCAGTATCAATGGAAAGCCCATTTACCATTTCGTAGGAACCTCCACCTTCAGCGAGTACACCGTCATTCATGTCGGCTGTCTTGCCAAGATCAACCCCAGGGCTCCCCTCGACAAGGTTTGCGTTCTTAGCTGCGGCATTTCGACAG GGTTCGGTGCGACTGTTAATGTTGCAAAACCACTGAAGGGATCGACAGTGGCTATTTTCGGTTTGGGAGCTGTAGGCCTTGCT GCTGCAGAAGGGGCTAGGGTTTCTGGGGCGTCGAGGATCATTGGTGTTGACCTGAACGCCAGCAGGTTTGAGGAAG CAAAAAAGTTCGGTTGCACAGAGTTTTTGAATCCAATGGATTATAAGAAACCAGTCCAAGAG GTGATTGCTGAGATGACTAATGGTGGCGTTGATCGAAGCGTCGAATGCACTGGCAACATAAAAGCCATGATATCTGCATTTGAATGTGTTCATGAT GGTTGGGGTGTTGCTGTACTGGTTGGGGTGCCTCACAAGGACGCCGAGTTCAAAACCCACCCAATGAACCTCCTCAATGAAAGGACTCTTAAGGGAACCTTCTTTGGGAACTATAAACCGCGCTCTGACCTTCCTTCAGTCGTTGAGAAGTATATGAACAAG GAGCTAGAAGTGGAGAAGTTCATCACCCACAGTGTGCCTTTTTCTGAAATCAACAAGGCCTTCGAGTACATGCTTAAGGGGGAAGGTCTTCGGTGCATCATCCGCATGGAGGATTAG